GCTATCCAGTCGGGGGCAATGAAGCCACACGACGCTGCAACGCCAGAGCTCTGCTCGGCTGAggatcgccgctgctggcgcgacGTGTACGTGCGCACTACATCGCTGCGCGATGAGGCGGGGTCGCAGGCAGCGTGCAGGTCGTATGTGGAGGGAATGCGGTTTGTGTGGCGCTACTACAGCTCCATATCCCTGCAGGTGAGCTGGGCGTGGTACTACCCGTTCCACCACGCCCCGCTGGCCCTCGATATCGCTGATTTTCTGCGTGCGCAAGGGCCGCAGGTGCAGACCACGCTGGCGGCACCCAAGCTAGAGTGGCAACCGCCGTCACCGTTCTGCCAGCTGCTCTGCATTCTGCCCCCACCAAGCCGCCAGCTCGTGCCCGACGCTCTGCGTGCAACGATGGCGTCTCCTCCAGCCGAGCTGGCGGACACGTTCCCGCACCGCTGGGTGGTCGACAGAACTGGCGCCTACGGCAAGGACCATCTGGCGACGGTGCTCTTGCCCTTCGCAAACGTgtcgcggctgcaggagctggtgGCCGCTGCCAGTGGGACGTACACGgaagcggagcagcagcggaacgCGCTACGCTCGGGGCACCTCGTCTTCGAGGGGCGGCCGGCACAGCTCGCCAAGGACTCAACAGACGCATCCACTGACGCTACGCCCACAACCGCAACGGCCGGAAACTTTACCGACCTCGTGGCGAGTGAAAGGGCTGACCCCGCACCTTTTCcaacgccgcggcgggcCTCTCCCGCTCACAAAGAGCCGCCTGTCGCAGGGAGCACCGCAGCGATGATGCGCGGCTACCGCATCCAGGGCAGCGGCCTGTCCGTGCTTTCCGCGGGGGAGAAGCCGGCCGACATGAGGGACTGCACCGCCATCGTCTGCTCCTCTCTTGTTGAAGTTGTCCCGCCTCTGTCGCGACCGCGCACCTACTCATACAACGTGCCCATCCCGAGTCTGACGGTGCTCCCGGACGGCAGCCGTCTTGCGGCGGACCGGCGCTCGCAGTACAGCAAAGAcgggcgccggcggcgcgacggcagcggcgctgatcCGCCAGGCAGAAAAGCACGCGCCCGCGCGGCTTCGAACAACGCCGCCGAGGCCCAGGCCCTCACGCCCGCCATGCTGTTTGGCGAGTTTGCCTTGTGCCTTGTTGCGACGGGTATActgacggcggaggcgacgctcTGGCGCTCCTCGCCCACGCCATCTTGGCTACGGAGCTGGCCggtcctgctgcagctgtgcggcatcggcgccgcttTGGTCTCGCTTGCCTTCGCGCTGggcctcgccgtcgcgcccaagggccgcagcgcaggaagcgggctgcaccgccacagcaTCTTCACGGCCTTCGCGGACTGGCAGTGCTCGGCTTGTCTCTCCGTGAACTTCTCGCGCAACCGGCGCTGCTTCATCTGCCGTGCACCGTACGACCCGCACCGGTGCGTGGCGCTCTTCAGCAGCCGTTATCCTCCAGAGCCGCCCCTGATGGACCCAGACCACTCCGCCTACGCGGCGTGCTACAGCATCACTGCGCTTTAGAGACAACTTTTGTTGGTGAGGGAAGGATCTGCGTGCGCCTACAACCCACGGTGCTGCGGACTGTGTGGCTGCACGTACGTGGTGTCGCGATCGGACTTGCTAGTGATTTCGACATGACGAGAAACTCAAGAAGGCAAACTCAAGCAACGAAAAgcgacagcgcacgcgcacacgcagggtCTGTAGCGGAGGGCTTTTGTAGATCGACGCTggcgggaggcggagaagagggtCGCGTCCGCTTGTTCTGAAGGTGTTCGATCAAAGCAAgacctctttctctcttcgtgtgtgccagcgccctcctcctcgtttcCTTCAGTCCCGCTatcttctctcgctcgctctgtgGCGAGACCACCTGGCGGCCTTGCGTGCCACATCGTCCTGACTTGTGGCAGAGCCCTTGTCCCTCAACGTTTTGCGCGCACCCATGTGCTGCTCAGCATCGGCGTTGCTTGCCGCGCCTCGttgacccctcccccttgccTATTCGTtctcacatacacacatgtatGTCTATGCTTCCTTGCACCTCTTGCAAGCACAGCTGTGCACGGCGAGAGCATGTCTCTGGACTTGGAAAACGCACCTCGAACAAGGATCGGACAACGCAGGACACAAGTGattggcgtgcgcgtgaaggaggacggcgatgccggcaCTCAGACCAGCCAGGattgtgcgtgcgcgcgtgggccGTATGGGTATGTGTGAGTGGGACGGGAGCACTCTATCTtcacctccccccttttATCGATGACTCTGTACATGCCATCAATGCCCGGCGAAGACGGTGCAGCGCTGTCGTTCCCCCAAACACAAGCGTCCGCGAAGGAAAGGGGTTTGCAGAAACGACCCCCCGTCCCCCTCGtttgtctctctgtctgtcgtGGGCGTTGCTCGATGTCTtcttccgtctctctctccctccccttccatCTGATGCGCCAACGATGACGCGACGGCATCATGAGTGCATCGCGTTTTCTGTTCTCGNNNNNNNNNNNNNNNNNNNNNNNNNNNNNNNNNNNNNNNNNNNNNNNNNNNNNNNNNNNNNNNNNNNNNNNNNNNNNNNNNNNNNNNNNNNNNNNNNNNNNNNNNNNNNNNNNNNNNNNNNNNNNNNNNNNNNNNNNNNNNNNNNNNNNNNNNNNNNNNNNNNNNNNNNNNNNNNNNNNNNNNNNNNNNNNNNNNNNNNNNNNNNNNNNNNNNNNNNNNNNNNNNNNNNNNNNNNNNNNNNNNNNNNNNNNNNNNNNNNNNNNNNNNNNNNNNNNNNNNNNNNNNNNNNNNNNNNNNNNNNNNNNNNNNNNNNNNNNNNNNNNNNNNNNNNNNNNNNNNNNNNNNNNNNNNNNNNNNNNNNNNNNNNNNNNNNNNNNNNNNNNNNNNNNNNNNNNNNNNNNNNNNNNNNNNNNNNNNNNNNNNNNNNNNNNNNNNNNNNNNNNNNNNNNNNNNNNNNNNNNNNNNNNNNNNNNNNNNNNNNNNNNNNNNNNNNNNNNNNNNNNNNNNNNNNNNNNNNNNNNNNNNNNNNNNNNNNNNNNNNNNNNNNNNNNNNNNNNNNNNNNNNNNNNNNNNNNNNNNNNNNNNNNNTTTTAGCGCAGTTCTCACATTGTTGTTTACGGTGCTGTCTTGCATCTCCCTCTGCATCGCGTTGCCGCCAACGTTTCGCGATGCAGCTTCCCAGTTCCCAGTTTTGTGAGGAAGCTGGCACGCCGACAGCTCACTGCGCCCTTGGCGGGTTTGAGCGGGTGGCACTGTATACACGGACTGCGCAACAAAAGAGCCTTCCCCCCTACCACCACCAATATGTGTAAGCACACCTGCGACGGCGCAAGAATGTGCCATGGCCCGTCTCGTGAGTAGCGTGATATCTGCGTGTGCTCTCTCCCACACAAGAAGACGCTGAACATGTGCCTGACCAGTGTCCCGTCGCCGCGAATCGGATAAGGTCTGGTCCTGGCCGCAGGCCTGCCTAAAAAGGGCCGATGCGGCCCGCGAGTGTCGCGAAGGCGTGGTCCAACTTGTGCGCCCAAACGCGGCGGAACGCTGAAAAGGGCAGGCAGCCAGCCAGGAGCATCAGCGATGCGCTTCACATTCTTTCCGTTCCTTGaccttcttcctccctccccagTCTTGCGACAACGCTGTCGTGCATGAGCACAACAGAAAAGTgctgcgccccccccctcccccgagcGTTGCCCCTGCTTGGACTTGATCGTTCTGGTCTTAAGTTTGCGTGCCGCTCCccgcccttccccttcttcctccaCCTCGCCGTGTATAGGCcggcgcctgtgtgtgtgtgccaccaTGCACGGATCAAACCTCCCCTGACAGGCACGACAACCCACCCATCGAGacacctccctcctctcacACCCTCTTTTCACCTTTTTACTCTCTTCTTTGCTTCGTGGATTTTTCGAGCAGTTTCGGGGAGGGGCTACGCTCGCTGCTGGTTGTGCCTGTCCTTCTCACCTCTTCTGTcttaccaccaccaccgccactacCCCCCTCACTCGGAGGGAGCGCTTCGACGCTGCTTgacccgccgccgcgcccctCCGCACAACCCTTGTATGGCTGCTCGTCTTGTCTTGCGTCGTTGTCTGTCGCCTCTTCCCCGCCGAGCCCGTctgctctctccttttctgtcGATACGCGGCCTCATGACGAACCCGTCTAACTCCAACCTGCAGGCGTTGCGCGAGGAGCTCTGCACGCCTGGCCTGGATCAGGGTCACCTCTTCGAGGGATGGCCGGAGACCGTGGATGAGTGCGACGAGAGGCAGATCGCCCTCCTTACAGATTTGTACATGTTTTCAAACATGTAtcccggcggcgtcgctcagTACATCCGCAACGGgcacgagctgctggcgcgtgaGAGCGAAGAGGTGGACTTTGCAGCGCTGGAGATGCCCCCTCTCATCTTCGAGGCCCCgtcgctgcaccggcgcacgGCGGAGAGGACCGCGCTGGAGAGCGCCGGAACCGCGATGCTGTGCAAGACGGTGTTCGTGCTGGTTGCTGGTGGTCTGGGCGAACGTCTGGGCTACTCAAGCATCAAGGTGGGCCTGCCggtggagacggcgacgaaCACAACGTATCTCGCCTACTACCTCCGGTGGGCACAGCGAgtgggagggaaggaggtaCCGTTTGTGATAATGACCTCTGACGACACGCACGAccgcacgctgcagctcctgcgcgagctgcagtTGGATGTGCCCAACTTGCATGTGCTCAAGCAGGGGCAGGTCTTCTGCTtcgccgacagcgccgcgcacCTCGCCCTGGACGATACAGggaagctgctgcgcaagccGCACGGCCACGGCGACGTGCACTCCCTCATCTACAACGCGACTGTGAAGAGAGACGTGGTGCCGAACTCCGGCGACGGtaccgcgacggcgcagccacTCGTGAACGACTGGCTGGCGGCCGGCTACGAGTCCATTGTCTTTATCCAGGACACCAACGCCGGCGCGACGGTCACAATCCCCATCAGCCTCGCCTTGAGCGCCGAGCACTCGCTCGACATGAACTTCACCTGCATCCCTCGTGTGCCGAAGGAGCCGATCGGGCTGCTATGCCGAGCCAAGAAGAATAGCGGCGACCCGTGGCTGGTCGCGAGCGTGGAGTACAACGTCTTTGCCGAGGTTTCGCGCACGCTTAACAAGGATGGCGGCGAAGAAGCCAGTGACCCCACTGGCTTCTCCCCGTTCCCTGGTAGCGTCAACACCCTCGTGCTCAAGCTCTCCAGCTACGTGGACCGGCTGCGGGAGTCGAACGGTATCGTTCCGGAGTTCATCAACCCCAAGTACTCGGATGAGACGCATCGCTCCTTCAAGAAGCCCGCACGCATCGAGTCCCTGATGCAGGACAtcgcgctgctcttctccgaGGATGACTACCGCGTCGGCGGTACCGTCTTCGAGCGATTCTCGTACCAGCCAGTGAAGAACTCGCTAaagggggcggcagcgcttgTGGCGCAGGGCAACGGCGCCtactgcgccgccacgggcGAGGCTGACTTCtacgagctgcagcggcgccgtctcaAGGCTATCGGGCTGCCGCTCTTCTACAGCTCGCAGGCGgaggtgacggtggcgaACGACACTATTGGCGTGCATATCTTCCCGATAATCGTGCTGGATGCCATGTGCGCGTCAAGCGGATCCCTCGACGACCTTGCGAGCGTCTTTCCGACGCCGGAAAAGGTGCACATCGATCAGCACAGCACCTTGATTGTTGAGGGCCGTGTCATCATTGAGAGCCTGGAGCTATACGGTGCACTCACGATTCGCGGCCCGACAGGcccgatggcgctgccgcacgtaATACGCAACGCTGTGGTGCGCAATGCCGGTTGGTCGGTGCACGCGATCTTGTCTCTCGGCGCTGGGTGCGATAGCAGGCTGTCCGAGGTGGACCGCATCCGCGGGTTtgtgctggagaagacgaCCATGACGGTGATGGACTGCCGTACGAAGGGCGAGTCCGAGGCCGGTGCACCGTCTGGTGCGGCTGACCCGGCAAAGTTGTAGTAGTCGCTGCCGAGAGGGTGCCTGCTGGCGTGGGTGCTCCCGTGTAGTTGAACGAGCGCTGGCTCTGCCGGCGCACCGGGCCGTCTttccagcgacggcgcgtgtgggtgcccCAGCGCGGGTGCACACACCGGTGGGAGAGTGCCGTGTGCCAGCCCACACACAGCGCGGCACTGCTGGTCGTCTTACCTCCCTGCCATGAATTCCTATTTGCCTTTCGCATTTCTGCAAGCCGCAGCAGAAGGTGCAGGACGGTGGTGGGCCTCCccccctcaccaccaccatgaCGGGTGCCGGCCACACGGACACTTGCGCAGAGCACCGGTGCCACACCTTAGAAGCAACAACGACAGCTCAGAAAAGATGGAAACAGCATGCCGCGGCGACTCGGTGCCATCAgcgaagggagggagacCTGCCGGCCACCCTGCCGGCCAccttgcccctccccctccccctccccctcccccacgaGCACGTGCCACGTACACGGAGGCAAGCCAAACATGCGCAGAGCCACGCTGTGGACCCGCGCAAGCGAGTGgttgtgcgtctgcgtgagGCCGCTTCGCGCTGACCAGCGGCTTGCCTTCGCCTGTGTTCCTTGAAAGCATGTTTCTGTCCCTCACTAGCTCTCTTTGCTTTACTTACCCGAAGGACTGAGTGCTCAGTCagtgtgcgagagaggcaaAACATCGacagcccccacccccctcctcccccaccacacCAGCGCACGCGTACGCACAGagccactgcagctgcgtctgCACGTCACTTTAGATCTGAGCTTGTGCCCGGGCCAACGTTTTGCGTTTCCTGATCGCGCGCTGCGTCTCTGCCTGCGAAATCCCTGGTGGCCGTCGCTGCCCATCCGACGGCCAAAGACGCCCGCACGCATACACCCTCTGCGCCAACGCGTGTATGCATCTTTCTAGCCAGAGAGCCAAGCAGCCCAGCTCTTCCCTATCGCTCATGCCCATCAttcttcgtgtgtgcgtggccaTCGAGTCGGACGCGGCTCTGCCGTCGACGCCAATGGCACCTTCGCCacaggctgctgctgctgcgacgacggCCCCTGCATTTGCGAGGAGTGCACTAAACCTCCACCCTCtacatcagcagcggcctGCGCCCCAGATATCAGCCTCAAGGCTGCCTAGCTCGCCAGGGTTGCAGCAGGACTCGgctccgctgccgacgcctcGTCACAGGTCGCTCCTGTGGCTATCGATGCAGGTGACGCTGGCCACGACGGTGAAGGCGGTCCTCCAGCAGGTTCAGGAGACGGTGGAGCGGCGCATGTGTGCCTCATTATGCGCCGGCTACACACATGGCGACCACCACGAGATCAGCGGAGGCAACAGTGCCCCTTGTGCCTTGGCCCGCCCTACTTCGCTGCtgggccgcagcggcggcaaggaTCACAGTAGCGGTTCCGTCGTGGATGGTACCCAGGCAGCCGACCCGTTGACTTCTCGTACTCCTCATCTGACAGATAGCTTGCAGGAAGCGGAACTCTGTCTCTGCCTGCAAGACAAGGATGGTGAGTACCGCTGGGCCGGCGGCACGCAACACTTCCACAAGGTGGCCGTGCTGCGAGCGCCGTTCATTACGGAAGTGTGCctccgcacgcacgccgtcttcgaggaagagaggcgccGGTCGCGCCGCGAGGCGAGACAAGAGCGAACTTCATCAGCgcggtcgtcgtcgttgacCTTGGCATCACACGCGCCGTCTCTGCTTCCCAGCCTCTACCGCAGCGCTGAAGACGCTCTCAACGTCAGCGATAGCCGTGAGTGCAGCGATGAGCATTCGGACCAGCGCGCGAAGAGCACACATGGAAAGCGAGGGGGTGCGCCCGGCAATGCCCCGGACACTTCGGCTGCCACAACGACAGTCAACAAAGGCCatgcagcgcacacgctgaCCGGCCAGTCCTTTGCGAGGAAGGCCGGTCGGCCAAGGTTCGCTTTCTTGAAGGGTGTTGTGGTGCCCATGGtcgtgctgcggcagtgcaaCCCTCAATACGCCATGGTTGGCAAGCACCACCCGCACGGCCGCACCCCTCGACAGTATGCAGAGGTGCGGGTACCGGCTGACATGCAGGCGGAGCCACTCGATGACTTCCTGCGCAGCTCTGGGACTGCACCGGCCAGTGACACGGCACAGGTCACGTCGGAGGAGTCAGTTGCTCATGCCTCTGCTCATGCGGAGCTGTTGCCGCTACGAGTGACCGCGCTGTCAACTTCGGATAGACTTGGTGACACGGTATTGCGGTCTCCCGCCTCACcgcacagcaccagcgctCCGGCGACGAGAGACATCTCAGCTGAGACACCTTgtctcgctgccgcgctgaTGCCCGCGTCCTCGACGTCGACGCTACCAagctgctctgcgccgctTGACCGATCGTGCGGAGTCGTCGAGGACGCCCATAGTCCCCGTACCCGCCCTTCGATTTTTGACACCCACCAAGTTCATTCCTACCACTcgaccgcggcagcgacggcgcacacGGCTACAGCGGCAGGGCCAGTCGGCCTGGTGGCGCACGCCACGACGgtggagagggcgagcgaaGCGAGTGGCCCAAGTGCCACAGCGGACGCACTGCGCGTGCGAGGGACCGTCGACGTGCAGGCCTGCGAAGCATcggcgaaggaggaagcCGCAGTCCGCATCGCCttggcagccgcgcagcaggacTACACCGCCGCGCTAGCCGAGTACAAGTCAGTGGTGGCATGCTCATCTGCCAAGCCCACCGCGGCAAGCGAGTGTGAGGTGCAGCCCTGGCAGCCGGCTCAGTGTGCTGACGCAGAGCTGGCGACTCTCCTGCAGCGGAGGGTCGAACTGCAGAGACAGCTAAAGGTGTGCCGGGAGGCGGAGCAACAGTGTGAGCGACTGACCATGCTGGCCGAGCGCCTAGAGAAGGCGGTAcgggagcaggaggagcgtCGCGTGCCgcggacgccgctgcgccacggcaaTGATAGTGCCGCATTTTCGGCTGGCTACTAAAGTGATAGGAGGGTcactgtgcgtgtgtgtaggtgtgtaCGGGGGTGGCGGGGCGGAGGGACGGCGAACACTTACGCACAAGCGTTCCGCAGAAAACACTCCGCcgccctttctcttccttgtAATTCGTGTGCGGAATACCTGCCGGCTGTCTCTCGTGCCGTGTGCACGTACCGCCATCCGCGCACGTGCCCGAGGCACAGAGAACGATGAAGTGATGGGTCGCAATCGCCTTCCCGGCAGCAagctctctcctcccctccaaCGCGGAAAGGAACGCCGACACGTTACGCCACGCGCTGGTGAAGGAACTCGTCGCTTGCATGCGTATGCGTTTCTGCGCATGTGGGGCAGGTATGTATCTACGTATGGCGCATGTAACTCGCTTGACTGCATCCTTCGACGGCACTGGATAGCACCCCGCACGTGCGCCCAGCGCGGACCCTTGGAGTGGGAGCTTGTAAGAAaccgtgtgcgcacgcatctTACACAGATGCATGCACACGCTCGCGAACGCCGGTGCAAGTGAGATGCATGCCagcgcacgctgccgcccatACGCAATGGTGCCGCTCGCCGCTCTTCCCCTGTGTACACCGGCGGCCCTTCTTCTGTCCCCGCACGGGTACTCCGCGTCGGCCCTCCAGTCTCCTCCACCCATCCTTCACCTGCCCTTGGCTGTGCATGTTTGGAGCGCTTCTTTATACGCACCCGcatctgcagcgcacgcttTCATCGTGCTTGTTGGAGGCGTACCGCCGGACATACCTTCCATACAGATCCATAGATTGGCGTCGTGGCCTTGCCGCCTGTCGTGCCTCTCGACGGACTTGCTTCTCTGGCgcaggggtgggggctgGCGAATACGCATGCACGTACTCACGAATCGTAGACGCGGCCCTCTTCCACGATCTCTCCTTGATGCGGAGTGCCCTCTCGACAACGGGCACGAGACACAGGCACGCCCGGGGACCCACTAACACTACTCCCATCACGCCACTACACATGCCGCCCTCCAGGGTGCACCCTGACGTGAGAGCGATGGTGGTT
This DNA window, taken from Leishmania donovani BPK282A1 complete genome, chromosome 17, encodes the following:
- a CDS encoding UDP-sugar pyrophosphorylase, translating into MTNPSNSNLQALREELCTPGLDQGHLFEGWPETVDECDERQIALLTDLYMFSNMYPGGVAQYIRNGHELLARESEEVDFAALEMPPLIFEAPSLHRRTAERTALESAGTAMLCKTVFVLVAGGLGERLGYSSIKVGLPVETATNTTYLAYYLRWAQRVGGKEVPFVIMTSDDTHDRTLQLLRELQLDVPNLHVLKQGQVFCFADSAAHLALDDTGKLLRKPHGHGDVHSLIYNATVKRDVVPNSGDGTATAQPLVNDWLAAGYESIVFIQDTNAGATVTIPISLALSAEHSLDMNFTCIPRVPKEPIGLLCRAKKNSGDPWLVASVEYNVFAEVSRTLNKDGGEEASDPTGFSPFPGSVNTLVLKLSSYVDRLRESNGIVPEFINPKYSDETHRSFKKPARIESLMQDIALLFSEDDYRVGGTVFERFSYQPVKNSLKGAAALVAQGNGAYCAATGEADFYELQRRRLKAIGLPLFYSSQAEVTVANDTIGVHIFPIIVLDAMCASSGSLDDLASVFPTPEKVHIDQHSTLIVEGRVIIESLELYGALTIRGPTGPMALPHVIRNAVVRNAGWSVHAILSLGAGCDSRLSEVDRIRGFVLEKTTMTVMDCRTKGESEAGAPSGAADPAKL